The following proteins come from a genomic window of Alphaproteobacteria bacterium:
- a CDS encoding dihydrodipicolinate synthase family protein, translating into MAHRPRFAAAALGGIVPPMTTPFRANGSIDERSFRSQVRFLTKCGAHGLAVGGSTGEGHTLSTDEVRRLVAIAVEEADDVPVIAGIIVDSTAQAIERGQAVADLGVAALQITPVHYLFRPDDDHMLRHFADVAKAVRLPILIYNVVPWAYLSPQLLVRIMRKVPQVAGVKQSAGDMKLLADLVMTAPRRSRIFSAVDALLYPSFALGADGAIAAILAAAPKPCVALWDAVQAGDHGRARKLHEGLLRLWNAMPGDCLPACTKYAQSLQGVKAGRPRAPMQEPTARQQKAIAAALARLP; encoded by the coding sequence ATGGCCCACCGACCTCGCTTCGCCGCCGCCGCCCTGGGTGGCATCGTGCCGCCCATGACAACGCCCTTTCGCGCCAATGGCAGCATCGACGAGAGGTCCTTCCGCAGCCAGGTGCGTTTTCTCACGAAATGCGGCGCCCACGGTCTGGCGGTGGGCGGCAGCACCGGAGAGGGCCATACGCTTAGCACCGACGAGGTCAGGCGCCTGGTCGCCATCGCCGTCGAGGAAGCGGACGATGTCCCCGTCATCGCCGGCATCATCGTCGATTCCACCGCCCAAGCCATCGAGCGCGGCCAGGCGGTGGCCGACCTGGGCGTGGCGGCCTTGCAGATCACACCGGTCCACTACCTCTTCCGGCCCGACGACGACCACATGCTGCGCCACTTCGCCGATGTGGCCAAGGCCGTGCGCCTGCCCATCCTGATCTACAACGTGGTGCCCTGGGCCTACCTCTCGCCCCAGCTCCTGGTACGCATCATGAGGAAAGTGCCACAAGTGGCCGGCGTCAAGCAGAGTGCCGGCGACATGAAGCTGCTGGCCGATCTGGTGATGACGGCACCACGCCGGTCGCGCATCTTCAGCGCCGTCGATGCGCTGCTGTATCCCTCGTTCGCACTCGGTGCCGACGGCGCCATCGCCGCCATCCTGGCCGCCGCGCCCAAGCCTTGTGTGGCGCTCTGGGATGCCGTCCAGGCCGGCGACCACGGCCGCGCACGAAAGCTGCATGAAGGTCTGCTCAGGCTATGGAACGCCATGCCCGGCGACTGCCTGCCGGCCTGCACCAAGTACGCCCAGAGCCTGCAAGGGGTCAAAGCCGGCCGGCCGCGGGCACCCATGCAGGAGCCCACGGCCAGGCAGCAAAAGGCCATCGCCGCGGCGCTGGCCAGGTTGCCTTAG
- a CDS encoding aldo/keto reductase translates to MKNRTFGRSGIEVPELVFGGGFVGGLLLHADDETKRQAIGRALAAGIDWIDTAPMYGMGESEKALGWLLREVETVPRVSTKVYLDLEGLDDIAGQVERSLATSLELLQMERVELLQLHNAIGPKTDAGHLGVDDVMRPGGALEALEAMRDQGLAKLVGMTALGQAPSIVQVLESGRFAAAQVYYNLLNPSAGRDMPPAWRGHDFGGIIPACRRNGVAVMNIRVFAAGLIATEMRHGREMIVTEDTTIAEEERRARAVFAELGDEYGSRAQTAVRFSLANPDIACVIFGLAELDHLEQALGAAEMGPLPAAALARLEALYESDFGAA, encoded by the coding sequence ATGAAGAACAGGACTTTCGGGCGTTCGGGGATCGAGGTGCCGGAGCTGGTGTTCGGCGGCGGCTTCGTCGGTGGCTTGCTGCTGCACGCCGACGACGAGACCAAGCGCCAGGCCATCGGCCGGGCCCTGGCGGCCGGTATCGACTGGATTGACACGGCGCCGATGTACGGTATGGGCGAATCGGAGAAGGCGTTGGGCTGGCTGCTGCGTGAAGTCGAGACGGTGCCGCGCGTCTCGACCAAGGTTTACCTCGATCTCGAAGGTCTCGACGACATCGCCGGCCAGGTCGAACGCAGCCTGGCGACCAGCCTGGAGCTTTTGCAGATGGAGCGCGTCGAGCTTTTGCAGCTGCACAACGCCATCGGGCCCAAGACCGATGCCGGTCACCTCGGGGTTGACGATGTAATGCGGCCGGGCGGTGCCCTCGAGGCCCTCGAAGCCATGCGCGACCAGGGCCTGGCGAAGCTCGTCGGCATGACGGCGCTGGGCCAGGCACCGTCGATCGTCCAGGTACTGGAAAGCGGCCGCTTCGCTGCCGCCCAGGTCTACTACAACCTCCTGAATCCCAGTGCCGGGCGCGACATGCCGCCAGCCTGGCGGGGCCACGACTTCGGCGGCATTATCCCCGCCTGCCGGCGTAACGGAGTGGCGGTGATGAATATTCGCGTTTTTGCCGCCGGCCTGATCGCCACCGAGATGCGCCACGGTCGCGAGATGATCGTCACCGAGGACACCACAATTGCCGAGGAGGAAAGGCGCGCCCGGGCCGTGTTCGCCGAACTGGGTGACGAATACGGCAGCCGGGCCCAGACCGCCGTGCGCTTCTCGCTGGCCAATCCCGACATCGCCTGCGTCATCTTCGGCCTGGCCGAACTCGATCATTTGGAGCAAGCGCTAGGCGCGGCCGAAATGGGGCCGCTGCCGGCGGCTGCCCTGGCCCGGCTGGAGGCGCTTTACGAAAGCGACTTCGGGGCTGCCTAA
- a CDS encoding membrane dipeptidase: MEERAKREAARRLLQDCVVCDMTLPTIEIPGADLEKKAEAPGRFAAQGFDFVSLTVAVDDADMAEAMRLIARERRAIEARPEAFVLVESVADIKRARRQGKLGIGFHFQGTGPVGRNLDLVALYYKLGIRHMLLAYNQRNLVGNGCHELADDGLSRFGFELIAEMNRVGMLVDVAHCGLQTSMQAIEASAAPVIVSQGNVKAIFEHPRCYSDDQIKALAASGGVIGLTGIGIFMGDNDTSAATYARSLDYVAQLVGPDHVGFGFDYFYDMPALIAFSQTMAERFPKEGGYTRSDAAQMEPEQVVEVVAELARLGWGDEDLRKIVGGNWFRVMSQVWN, translated from the coding sequence GTGGAGGAGCGTGCAAAACGAGAAGCGGCCCGGCGGCTGTTGCAGGATTGCGTGGTCTGCGACATGACCTTGCCCACGATCGAGATACCGGGCGCCGACCTGGAAAAGAAGGCCGAGGCGCCGGGCCGCTTTGCCGCCCAGGGCTTCGACTTCGTCAGCCTCACGGTAGCCGTCGACGATGCCGATATGGCGGAAGCCATGCGCCTGATCGCCCGCGAACGCCGCGCCATCGAGGCCCGTCCCGAGGCCTTCGTGCTGGTCGAAAGCGTGGCCGACATCAAGCGCGCGCGGCGCCAGGGCAAGCTGGGCATCGGCTTTCATTTCCAGGGCACAGGCCCGGTCGGGCGCAACCTCGATCTGGTGGCGCTTTACTACAAGCTCGGCATCCGGCACATGCTGCTGGCCTACAACCAGCGAAACTTGGTGGGCAACGGTTGCCACGAGCTGGCCGACGACGGCCTCAGCCGCTTCGGCTTCGAGCTGATCGCCGAGATGAACCGGGTCGGCATGCTGGTCGACGTGGCGCATTGCGGCTTGCAAACCTCGATGCAGGCCATCGAGGCCTCGGCGGCGCCGGTCATCGTCAGCCAGGGCAACGTCAAGGCCATCTTCGAGCACCCACGCTGCTACAGCGACGACCAGATCAAGGCGCTGGCGGCCTCGGGCGGCGTCATCGGCCTCACCGGCATCGGTATTTTCATGGGTGACAACGACACCTCCGCCGCCACCTATGCCCGCTCGCTGGACTACGTGGCGCAATTGGTCGGGCCCGATCACGTGGGTTTCGGCTTCGATTATTTCTACGACATGCCGGCCCTGATCGCCTTCTCCCAGACCATGGCCGAGCGCTTTCCCAAGGAGGGCGGCTACACCCGCTCCGACGCGGCGCAGATGGAGCCGGAGCAGGTGGTCGAGGTCGTCGCGGAACTGGCCCGCTTGGGCTGGGGCGACGAGGATCTGCGCAAGATCGTCGGCGGCAACTGGTTCCGGGTGATGAGCCAGGTATGGAATTAA
- a CDS encoding MFS transporter, translating into MAATSSSLGHDVKVMSVIGVAHGLSHFFQLVLPAVFIPLKAEFGLSFLQLGVLTAVLYGTSGISQAAAGFLVDRVGGRPVLVTGMALCGLGTMMFAFAPSYQALIPMAIVAGLGNSVFHPSDLSLLTNKLDPSRLGKGYAIHAFCGNLGWAVPFPLLGALADLYDWRTALFVAGLMGLCFAVYLVLGSAELDEDMAADGKADHEGGILADARLLTSPSVVLCFFYFALLAMSLIGIENFGVPGMMGFYGLSPQLARWALTGFLIAAAAGVLLGGFAADRTDRHNRVAMSGMFLAGAFMAGIASGAIAPIMVLGFMAFSGFFLGMTMPSRDMIVRKVTPPGKAGRVFGFVYSALDLGSASVPLILGYVLDIGNPQLVFSAIAILMILTIPTVMQVRPAAAARA; encoded by the coding sequence ATGGCAGCCACCTCCTCCAGCCTCGGCCATGACGTCAAGGTCATGAGCGTGATCGGCGTGGCCCATGGCCTGAGCCACTTTTTCCAACTCGTGCTGCCGGCCGTATTCATCCCGCTGAAGGCGGAATTCGGCCTTTCCTTCCTGCAGCTCGGCGTTCTCACCGCCGTCCTCTACGGCACTTCGGGGATCAGCCAGGCGGCGGCCGGCTTTCTCGTCGACCGCGTCGGCGGCCGACCGGTGCTGGTCACCGGCATGGCGCTCTGCGGCCTGGGCACGATGATGTTCGCCTTCGCCCCGAGCTATCAGGCGCTGATCCCCATGGCCATCGTGGCTGGCCTGGGCAACAGCGTTTTCCATCCCTCGGATCTCTCGTTGCTGACCAACAAGCTCGATCCTTCCCGTCTGGGCAAGGGCTACGCCATCCACGCCTTTTGCGGCAATCTGGGCTGGGCCGTGCCGTTTCCCCTGCTGGGCGCCCTGGCCGATCTCTACGACTGGCGCACGGCGCTCTTCGTGGCGGGCCTGATGGGGCTGTGCTTTGCGGTATACCTTGTTTTGGGGTCGGCCGAGCTCGATGAGGACATGGCGGCGGACGGCAAGGCCGATCATGAGGGCGGAATTTTAGCCGACGCCCGTTTGCTGACCTCGCCCTCGGTGGTGCTCTGCTTCTTCTATTTCGCCCTGCTGGCCATGTCGCTGATCGGCATCGAGAATTTCGGCGTGCCCGGAATGATGGGTTTCTACGGGCTCTCGCCCCAGCTGGCGCGCTGGGCGCTCACCGGCTTTTTGATTGCCGCCGCCGCCGGCGTGCTGCTGGGCGGCTTTGCCGCCGACCGCACAGACCGTCACAACCGGGTCGCCATGTCGGGAATGTTCCTGGCCGGCGCCTTCATGGCCGGCATCGCCTCGGGTGCCATCGCCCCCATCATGGTGCTGGGTTTCATGGCCTTTTCCGGCTTCTTCCTCGGCATGACCATGCCTTCACGGGACATGATCGTGCGCAAGGTGACGCCGCCTGGGAAGGCCGGCCGGGTCTTCGGATTCGTCTATTCGGCCCTTGACCTCGGCTCCGCCAGCGTGCCGCTGATCCTCGGCTATGTGCTCGACATCGGCAATCCGCAACTCGTCTTCTCCGCCATCGCCATCCTCATGATCTTGACCATTCCCACGGTCATGCAGGTGCGCCCGGCGGCCGCAGCCAGGGCCTGA